A stretch of DNA from Rhodospirillaceae bacterium:
CTCGCTGATCGGCGACGCCGGCCTGCTCGCAGAAAACGCGCTCACCACGATCAGCGAAATCCTGCTCGGCATGCTGTTCGGGCTCACCGTCGGCTGCGCCACCGCCTTGCTGATGGCGGCGAGCGCGCCGGTGCGGCGCTGGATGCTGCCGGTGCTGGTCGCCAGCCAGGCGGTGCCGGTCTACGCCCTGGCGCCGGTGCTGGTGCTGTGGTTCGGCTTCGGCATCTGGCCCAAGGTCGTGATGGCGACGCTGATCATCTACTTCCCGGTCACCGCCGCCTTCTTCGACGGCCTGCGCCGGGCCGATCGGCAGTGGATCGACCTGGCGCGGTCGATGGGCGCGTCGCGCGGCGACGTGCTGCGGCTGGTCCGCCTGCCGGCCGCCCTGCCCTCGCTCGCGTCGGGCATCCGTATCGCCGCGGCGACCGCGCCGATCGGCGCCATCGTCGGCGAATGGATCGGCGCCAGCGCCGGGCTCGCCCATGTCATGAACCAGTCCAAGGCCCAGGCCGAGGAACCGCGCATGTTCGCCGCGCTGGTCGTCATCGCGGTCATCGCCGTCGGCCTCTATTTCGCCGTCGACCGGCTGCTGCGCCTCGCCGTGCCCTGGCGCGCTGAGGCTGCCTGATTGTGGAGATGTAAAGATGCCCATTCCCTCCCCGATTCGCCCGTTTCGCGCCGCCTGCCTGGCCGCCTTCGCCGCCGCCCTCGCCAGCGCGGCCCCCGCGGTTGCTGCCGACAAATTCACCGTCCTGCTCGACTGGTTCGTGAATCCGGACCACGGGCCGCTGTTCGTGGCGCAGGAGCGCGGCTATTTCCGGGAGGCGGGGCTCGACGTCGAACTGATCGCGCCGTCCGATCCGAACGATCCGCCCCGGCTGGTCGCGGCCGGGCGCGGCGACGTCGCCATTTCCTACCAGCCGCAGCTTCATATCCAGACGAGCAAGGGTCTGCCGCTGGTCCGCATCGGCACACTGGTCGCGACGCCGCTCAATTCGCTGGTCGTGCTGCGCGACGGCCCGGTCAAGCGGATCGCCGACCTCAAGGGCCGCAAGGTCGGCTATTCGGTCGGCGGCTTCGAAACGGCGCTGCTGAAGGCGATGCTGGGCAAGCACGGGCTGGCGATCGAAGACATCACGCTGGTCAACGTGAATTTCGACCTGTCCTCGAGCCTGATGGCCGGCAAGGTGAGCGCGGTGATCGGCGCCTACCGCAATTTCGAGCTCAACCAGATGGATATCGAAAAGCGGCCGGGCACCGCCTTCTTCGTCGAGGAGGAGGGCGTGCCGCCCTACGACGAACTGATCTATGTCGCCCACAGGGACAGGGTGGCCGATCCGAAAATGCGCAAATTTATCAATGCCGTGGAACGCGGCGTTCAGTATCTGGTGAATTATCCGCGGCGCAGTTGGAAACTGTTTATCAAGAGCCGCGAGAAGGAACTGGACAGCGAGCTCTTCCGCCGGGCGTGGCGGGATACCCTGCCCCGCTTCGCGCTGCGGCCGGCGGCCCTGGATCGCGCGCGCTATGCCAATTTTGCCGCCTTCCTGAAAAGCCAGGGCATCATCCCGAAAGTCCTGCCGGTCGCGGACTATGCGCGGGAATTGAAGTGACGGTCCGGGAATGGCCGAAGGACCGTAGAGGAGAGTTTAAAACCCTCCCCTGCAAATTTGGATCGGCGGAAACGGCGGCGCGTCGGATTGCCCGGTTCTGAGACACTGCCGACGCGCCGGCAGCCTTGTCACGATTGAGTCCGCTCACTAGGGTTCGCGGCACCCGAATGCGCTGTGGAGAGGAGCGGAATTCCGTGCGGCTGGTCGGCCTGTATCTTGCCCTGTTCGCCTTCTGGCTGCTGATGTCCGGCCATTACGAGCCGTTGATCGTCGGCTTCGGCGTCGCCTCCTGCGCCGCGACGGTCTATATCGCCCGGCGCAAGGATTTCGTCGATTACGCAACCCTCTCCTGGTACATCAAGCCGACGCTGCCGCTCTACTGGCTCTGGCTGCTCGGGCAGATCCTGAAAGCCAATGTCGACGTTGCAACGCGCTGCGTCCTGCCCGGCAACCGGATCGACCCCTGCGTCTTTCGCGCGCCGGCGAACCAGGATACCGGCGTCGGCGTCGCGACCTACGCCAATTCGATCACGCTGACGCCCGGCACCGTCTCCATGCAGACCTGGGACCACGAGATCCGGGTCCATGCGCTGACCCGCGACGGCGCCCGGGATGTCCTGGGCGGCGCGATGGACGGGCGCGTCTGCCGGGTCGAGGGCCACACGAAGGACGGGGCGGAGGACGGGCCATGATGTTCGCCGCGGCGATGGCCGGGGTGCTGGCGGCGATGGCGTTGACGCTGGTCCGCGGCCTGCTCGGCCCGACGGTGTTCGATCGGGTCCTCGCGCTCAACACCTTCGGCACCGTGACCGTGCTGGCGATCGCCGTGCTCGGCTTCCTGATGGGACGGCCGCAATTCCTCGATATCGCCCTGCTCTATGCGCTGATCAATTTCGTCGGCACCATCGCGATCCTGAAATATCTGCAATACGGCGATCTCGGCGCGTCCGGCCGGGAGGCCGACACCGGCGAGGCCGATATTTCCGGGAGCGGCGGCTGACCATGGCGCTGGCGGTCGATATCGCAAGCTGGCTCTGCCTGGTCGCCGGAGCGCTGCTTTGCGTGGCCGGCGGCATCGGCATGATCCGCTTCCCGGATGTCTACGCGCGCAGCCACGCCGCCGGCGTCATCGATACCGGCGGCGCCCTGTTCATCCTGTTCGGCCTGGCGCTCCAGGCCGGTTTTTCGCTGGTCACGGTGAAGCTGGCGATTATCGGGCTGCTGCTGTTCTTCACCTGCCCGACGGCAACCCACGCGCTGGTCAAGGGCGCGCTGGCCGGCGGGCTGAAGCCGCTGTGCCGCGAGCTGGACGCCGACGAAACCGCCGGGATGGCGGATGAGGCGCAGCGTTGATTACCGTCACCAACCTGGCGCTGCTCGCCTTCATGGCGATCACGGCCTGGGCCATCGCCCGGACCCGCAACCTGTTCGTCGCGACGATGCTGGCCGGCATCTACAGTCTGCTGACCGCGACCGTCTTCGTGCTGCTCGACGCGGTGGACGTCGCCTTCACCGAAGCGGCGGTCGGCGCCGGCATCACCACGGTGCTGTTTCTCGGCGCCCTGCTGCTCACCGACCGGCAGGCGAAGCCGCACAAGAATCGTCTGGGGCACCGTTTGGGAACCTACGGCTCGATGCTGCTGGTCGTGCTGCTCGGCGCGGCGCTCGTCTACACCACGCTCGATCCGCTTATGCCGCATTTCGGCGACCCCGGCGCGCCGGCCCAGGGCCGGCTGGCGCCGGAATTCCTGGCCGATTCCGTGCGCCAGGTCGGCCGGGAGAAACCGACGGCGACCCATATTCCCAATGTCGTGACGACGACCCTGGCGAGCTATCGGGGCTTCGACACGCTGGGCGAGGTCGTCGTGATCTTCACCGCGGGCGTCGGCGTGCTCATGCTGCTCGGCGGCGGCGCGGTCCGGCGGCGGCGGCCGGGACGGCGGGACGGCGAAGAGACGTCAGGCGGCGAATCGACTTCCGGCGAATCTACGTCCGGCGGGGCCGGCGCATGATCGAGCATGTCGTCCTGCGCGTCATCGCCAGGCTGCTGGCGCCGTTCATCGTCCTGTTCGCGCTCTACGTCCAGTTCCACGGCGATTTCGGGCCCGGCGGCGGCTTCCAGGCCGGCGTGATCTTCGCCTCGGCTTTCATCCTGTTTGCCCTGATCTATGGCATCGAACACGCCCGGCAGATCGCGCCGCCCGCCGTCGCGCAGGCGGGAATCGGGCTGGGCGTGCTGCTCTATGCCGGAACGGGCGTGGCCGGGATGCTGCTGGGCGGCAAGTATCTCGACTATTCCGTCCTGGCCGACGATACCGGCCACGGCCAGCACTACGGCATCCTGATCATCGAGTTCGGTGTCGGCGTGACAGTCGCCGCGGTGATGATCACGGTCTTCTTCACCTTCGCCGGCCGGCGCGGCGTGCTGGAAGCGCGCGAGGACACCGGCGTTCCGCACGACGGCGACGAAGAGCGGTAGCCGCGCCCATGTGGGAGACCTTTCTCGGCCTCTACAACTACTGGATCGTCATCCTGCTGATGATGGCGGGCTTCTACATCGTGATGTCGCGGCACAACCTGGTGAAGAAGCTGATCGGCTTGAACATCTTCCAGTCCGCCGTGTTCCTGTTCTACATCAGCGTCGGCAAGGTCAAGGGCGCCACTGCGCCGATTGTCGAACCGGGAATATCCAGTTATTCCAATCCATTACCGCACGTTCTTATTCTCACGGCCATCGTCGTCGGCGTCGCGACCGTCTCGCTCGGGCTGGCGCTGGTCGTCCGGCTCAAGGAGGCCTACGGCACCATCGAGGAAGACGAAATCAACGAGATGGACGCCGCCGACTGATGGGCGAGCACCTGCCCATATTGCAGGTGATCCTGCCGTTGATCGCCGCGCCCGTCTGCCTGTTGATCCGTCATGCGGTGCTGTGCTGGCTGATCGCGACGCTGGTCAGCTGGCTGTGCCTCGCCATCGCCGTGCTGCTGCTGCTCCAGGCGCTGGACGGCGGCGCGATCCGCTACCAGCTCGGCAGCTGGGTGGCGCCCTGGGGCATCGAATATGTCGTCGACCGGCTGAACGGCTTCATCCTGGTCATCGTCGCCGCAATCGGCGCCGTCGTTGCGCCCTACGCGCTGCGCAGCGTGGCCGAGGAACTGCCGGAGCGGCAGATCGGCCTGTTCTACGTCATGTATCTGCTGTGCCTGTCCGGCCTGCTCGGTATCACGATCACCGGCGACGCCTTCAACGTCTTCGTGTTCCTCGAAATCTCCTCGCTGTCGTCCTACGCGCTGATCAGCCTGGGCCGGCACCGCAAGGCGCTGCACGCCGCCTATCAGTATCTGGTCATGGGCACGATCGGGGCGACCTTCTTCCTGATCGGCGTCGGCCTGCTCTACCTGATGACCGGCACCCTCAACATGGCCGACCTGGCGGTGCAACTGAAGCCGCTCCACGGCTCGCGCATCGTGCTGGCGGCCTTCGGCTTCATCGTCGTCGGCATGGGCCTGAAGCTCGCCGTCTTCCCGCTGCATCTGTGGCTGCCCAACGCCTACGCCCACGCGCCCTCGGCGGTCAGCGTCTTCCTCGCCGGCACGGCGACCAAGGTGTCGCTCTATGTCGTGCTGCGCTTCATCTTCACCGTGTTCGGCTTCGAGTTCAGCTTCGGCGGCCAGCCGTTCGGCCCGGCGCTGCTCGTCCTTGCCATCGCCGGGATCGTCGTGTGTTCGCTCGTCGCGATCTTCCAGGACAACGTCAAGCGCCTGCTCGCCTGGTCGTCGGTGGCGCAGATCGGCTACATGCTGCTCGGCCTGTCCTTCGCGACCGCGCTCGGCCTTCAGGCCGGCCTGCTGCATATCTTCAACCACGCGCTCATGAAGGCCGGCCTGTTCCTCGCCATGGGCTGCGTGTTCCTGCGCCTCGGCAGCTGCCGGATCGAGGCCATCGCCGGGGTCGGCCGGCAGATGCCCTGGACAATGACGGGCTTCCTGCTGTGCGGGCTCAGCCTGATCGGCGTGCCGCTCACCGCCGGCTTCGTGAGCAAATGGTATCTGGTCCTCGCGGCTCTGGAGAAGGGCTGGTGGCCGGTCGCGGCGCTGATCGTGCTCACCTCGCTGCTCGCGGTCGTCTATGTCTGGAAGGTCGTCGAGGCGGCGTGGTTCCGCGACCCGCCCGGGACTGCCGGCCGGATCGGCGAAGCGCCGCTCGCCATGCTGGTCCCGCTCTGGATCGTCGTCGCGGCGAACGTCTGGTTCGGCTTTGAGACCAGCGGCAGCGTCGATGTCGCGAAAGCCGCCGCCCTGGCGCTGATGGGGGCCGTCGAATGAGCGGCGGCACGCTGATCGCGCTCGCGCTGCTGATCCCACTGGCCGGCGCCGGCCTGATCGCGCTTTCGGGCCGCCGGCCGAACCTGCGCGAAGCCGTGACGATCGCCACGGCGGTACTGCTGTTCGCGGTGAACGTCCGGCTGGCGATCGGGGTGCTGGCCGGCGAAATGCCGGCATTGCGCGTCGTCGAACCGGTCGAAGGCGTTCCCATCGCTTTCGCCATCGAGCCGCTCGGCATGCTGTTCGGGCTCGTGGCCTCGTTCCTGTGGATCGTCACCTCCTTCTATTCGATCGGATACATGCGGGCGAACGGGGAGGCGCGCCAGACCCGCTTCTATGCCTGTTTCGCGCTGGCGCTCGGCGCCACGATGGCGGTCGCCTTCTCGGGCAACCTGCTGACGACCTTCATCGGCTACGAGGCGCTGACGCTCACCACCTATCCGCTGGTCACGCACCATAGCGATGCGAAGTCCGTGCGCGCCGGGCGGACCTATCTCGGCATTCTTCTCGGCACCTCGATCGCCTTGCTGCTTCCGGGCATCGTCGCAACCTGGATGCTCGCCGGCACCCTCGACTTCCGCGCCGGCGGCATTCTTTCGGGTACGGCGTCGGACGGCGTCGTCCTCCTGCTTCTGGGCCTCTACATGTTCGGCATCGGCAAGGCCGCCCTGATGCCGATCCACCGCTGGCTGCCGGCGGCGATGGTCGCCCCAACGCCGGTGTCGGCGCTGCTGCACGCGGTCGCCGTGGTCAAGGCCGGCGTCTTCGTCGCCCTCAAGGTCATCGTCTATGTGTTCGGCATCGATCTGCTGAACAGCAGCGGGGCCGGCGCGTGGCTGGTCTGGATCGCAACGATCACGCTGGTGGTCGCCTCGGTCGTCGCGCTGACCAAGGACAATCTCAAGGCCCGGCTCGCCTATTCCACGGTGAGCCAGTTGGCCTACGTCGTGCTGGCCGGCGCGCTCGCGACGCAGTGGGGCGTCCTGGGCGGCGGCATGCACATTGCCATGCACGCCTTCGGCAAGATCACCCTCTTCTTCTGCGCCGGCGCGATCTACACGGCGCTCCACAAGACCGAAGTCAGCCAGATGGGCGGCATCGGCCACGCCATGCCGGTTACCATGCTCGCTTTCCTCATCGGGGCCCTGAGCGTCGCCGGCCTGCCGCCCGGCGGCGGCACCTGGAGCAAATGGTATATTGCGCTGGCGGCCGCAGAGACCGGGCATCTGCTCATCGTCGGCGCACTGATGCTCAGCACGCTGCTGAACATCGCCTATTTCATGCCGATCGTCGCGCGCGCCTGGTTCGCGCCCCGGGCGGCGATACATCCGGCGCGCTCGGCGGGGGCCATGGCGGCGCCGGACGGTGGCAACGGGCTGAAGGAAGCGCCCCTGTTCTGCCTGATCCCCCTGTCCCTGACCGCCCTGGGATGCGTCGCCCTGTTCGTCTTCGCCGGCGAGCTGCAGGCATTTCTGGCGCCGATGATCGACGGACTCTCGACGAAGGGCCGATAGCGATGGCCGGAAACGATTCCGAAAAGCGAGACCCGCCGGAGCGGCGCTACTGGCTCGACGAGCGGCGCAACGTCGACAAGGTCTACCGCGCCCTGCTGGTCGTCTGCGCCGGCCTGTTCGCGGCGGACCTGTTCTACGACAAGCACGGCAAGTTCGCGATCGAGGACTTGTTCGGCTTCTACGGCCTCTACGGCTTCATTGCCTGCGTCTTCCTCGTTCTGGCGGCCAAGCAGTTGCGCAAGCTGCTGATCCGGCCGGAAGATTATTATGATCGCTAGCCTGCCGCCCGGCCTGCTCCTGATCGCCGGCGCGCTCGCCGTCCCATTCCTGCGCGGCTGGCTGCGCTGGGCGTGGATGCTGACGCTCCCGGTCATCGGCTTCGTCGATCTGATCGGGCTGGAGCACGGCGCCCACGTTACCGTCGCCCTGTTCGACTACGAACTCCAGCCGGTCCGGGTCGACAGGCTCAGCCTCGCCTTCGGATACATCTTCTACATCGCGGCGTTTCTGGGGATCCTTTACGCCGTCACGATCAACCGGACCGCCGAGCAGGTCGCCGCCCTGATCTATATGGGCAGCGCCGTCGGCGCGCTCTTCGCCGGCGATCTGATCACGCTCTTCGTCTACTGGGAGGTGACGGCGGTCGCCTCGGCCTTCGTCGTCTGGGCTGGCAACACGGAACGCTCCTACCGGGCGGGCATGCGCTACCTGGCGGTCCAGGTCGTCTCCGGCGTGCTGCTGCTGTCCGGCGCGTTGGTGCAGATTGCCGAGACCGGCTCGGTCGCCTTCGCGCAGTCCGGCCTCCAGAGCCTTGCCGGCCTGCTCATCTTCCTCGCTTTCGGCATCAAGTGCGCCTTTCCGTTCCTGCACAACTGGCTGCAGGACGCCTATCCCGAAGCGTCGCCGACCGGCACCGTCTTCCTGAGCGCCTTTACCACCAAGCTGGCGGTCTACGGCCTTGCGCGAGGCTTTGCCGGCGAGGATATCCTGATCTGGATCGGCGCGCTGATGACCGCTTTTCCGATCTTCTATGCGGTGATCGAGAACGATCTCCGGCGCGTTCTCGCCTACAGCCTCAACAACCAGCTCGGCTTCATGGTCGTCGGCATCGGAATCGGCACGGAGCTGTCGCTTAACGGCACGGTCGCCCACGCCTTCACGCACATTCTCTACAAATCGCTCCTGTTCATGTCGATGGGCGCGGTGCTGTACCGGGTCGGCACCGTCAAGGGCTCCGAACTCGGCGGGCTTTACAAGTCCATGCCGTGGACGGCGGCGTTCTGTATCGTCGGCGCGGCGTCGATTTCGGCCTTTCCCCTGTTCAGCGGTTTCGTCTCGAAATCGCTCATCATGAGCGCCACGGCCGGCGAAGGGCTGCTCTTTATCTGGTTCGTGCTGCTGTTTGCCTCAGCCGGCGTGTTCCACCATTCGGGGATCAAGATTCCTTATTTCGCCTTCTTCGCGCACGATTCGGGGAAGCGCTGCAAGGAGGCGCCGCTGCCGATGCTGCTCGCGATGGGCGCGACGGCTTTCCTGTGCATCGGCATCGGCGTCTGGCCGGACCCGCTCTATGCTCTGCTGCCCCATCCGGTCGATTACGTCCCCTATACGACCGCGCATGTCGTGACCCAGCTGCAGCTTCTCCTGTTCTCGGCGCTGGCCTTCGCCGTGCTGATGCGGACCGGCCTCTATCCGCCGGAACTGCGCTCGGTCAATCTCGATATCGACTGGATCTACCGGCGGGGCCTGCCCGCGGCCGGCCGGGCCATGGCGCGCGCGCCGGCCGGGCTGCGCGACGCCCTGGCCGCCGCCGGCGTGCGGACCGCGTTCGGCTTCCTCAACCGCCTGGTCCGGCTGGCCGGCCCGGAGAGCGCGCTCGCCCGCACCTGGCAGACCGCCGGGATGGTCGGCCTGATCGTGATCGTGATGGCGGTCTATCTGGTCCTGGCGCTGGTGTAACCGCTTTACCGGCGCCGCACGGCTGTGGCTGTAACTTTGTGTGAAATGCTTGCATTATGCTGTCTTATACCGCATAATGCATTCATGCCGGTGCAGATCACGATACGGGGCGTTGCCGAAGAGGTTCGCGACGAGTTGGCGTTGCGCGCGGCGGCGCGCCGCCAGTCCATGCAGGAGTTCCTGCGCTGCGAATTGGAGCGGATCGCATCCCGTCCGTCGGTTGACCTCTGGCTCCGGGACGTGCGGCGGCGCAAGGCGGCGGCCGGCGCTACCGTACCGCGGTCGGCCATTCTGCAAGCCCGGGACGCGGACCGCAGGTGAACGCCGCGGTCGATGCGTCCGTGGTCGTCGCGGCGCTGATCGACGCCGGTCCGGACGGCAGATGGGCGGAATCGGCGGTCGCCGGGGATGCGCTGGCCGCGCCGGAACTGGTGCTGGCGGAATCTGCCAATATCCTGCGCCGGCTTGAGCGGACGAACGCTATCTCCCGAAGCCAGGCAAACGGCGCGCACGCCGATCTGCTCGAACTGGGCATCGAGCTGTTTCCCTTCGCCCCGTTCGCCCGCCGCGCCTGGGAACTGCGCAGCAACCTGACCGTCTACGACGCCTGGTATGTGGCGCTGGCCGAAGCGCTCGGCTACCCGCTCCTGACGCTGGACCGCAAGCTCAGCCGTGCGTCCGGTCCCAGATGCCGCTTCATCGTCCCGGCGCGCTCCTGAGCCGTCCGCCCTTCACCCCCGGGGGGCGGGCGGGCCGTCACCCGCCAAGGAACAGGCGGCCGACTTCGGGGTTTTCCAGCAGGGTCTTGCCCGGCCCGGCCATGGCGAGCCGGCCGGAGACCAGGACGTAGCCGATATCGGCGAATTCGAGGCCCTTCTTGGCGTTCTGCTCGACCATGACGATGGTCTTGCCCTCGCCGCGCTGGAGATCGTCGAGGATTTCGAACACCATGTCGATGAAGCGCGGCTCCAGGCCGATCGACGGCTCGTCGACCAGCAGCACCTCCGGGTTCATCACCAGGGCGCGGGAGATTTCCAGCAGGCGCCGCTCGCCGCCGGAAAGCACCTTGGCCGGATGTTTGCGCCGGGCGGCCAGCCGGTCGTATTTCTCGAACACCCGTTCGGCGGCCCTTCTGGCGTCGGCCGGGTCGGGCATGAGATAGCCGCCCATCCAGAGATTTTCCTCGACCGTCATGTCCGGGAAGACAGACTTGTCCTGCAGGATGTAGGCGATGCCGGCGCTCTTCAGTTTTTCGCTCGAACTGAGCCGTGTGACGTCGCGTTTTTCGGCGCCGTCGGTGGTGATCGCGCCGGAGAAGATGTTGGTGAAGCCGAAGATCGAGTGCAGCACGGTCGACTTGCCGGCGCCGTTCGGCCCGATCAGGCACAGCGACTGGCCCTTGCCGACATGGAGATGGAAATCGTGCAGGATCTCCATCTTGCCGTAGCCGGCGCTGAGTTCCTCGATCGAGAGGTACGGGTCGTCGTTCGCCAGCGCCGCCAGTTCTTCAGCCTTCGGCCCCTCCTCCGCGATCTTCTGAACCTCGCGGACGACGTCCTCGACCGAAATGACCGTATCGACCGAGCCGGCGCCGTAGCCCGTGGTCGGTTTGCCGCCCGGATCGTTCGCGCCCGCGGCCATCAGTGCGCCCCAAGATAGGCATCGATGACCCGCTGGTCGTTGCGCAGCTCGTCCGGCGGGCCGTCGGCGAGCAGTTCCCCGTGGGCCAGGCAGTAGATGTGCTCGGCCAGGTTCATGATGACCCGCATATTGTGCTCGATCACGAACAGGGTGACGCCGAAGCGGTCGTTGGCGAGGCGCAGCCGGTCGATCAGCCCGTTGATCAGCGTCGGGTTGATGCCGGCGGTCGGCTCGTCGAGCAGCAGCACCTTCGGCTCGTTCATCAGCGCCATGGCGAATTCGAGCAGCTTCTGCTGGCCGAAGGACAGGTCGCCCGCGCGCAGCTTGCGCTTCTGGTACAGGCCGACGAAATCGAGCAGGCCCTCGGCCCGTTCCTCGGCCTCGCCGGACTTGCGCGCGAACATGCTGCGGAAGGTGCCGTCGCGGTGGGACAGGGCGGCGTGCATGTTCTCGACGCAGTTGAGCTTGCGGAAGATCCGCGTCTGCTGGAAGGTGCGCAGCATGCCGAGCCGGGCGATCTGCGGCACGCGCAGTTTCGAGATTTCCCGGCCCTCGAAGCGGATGCTGCCCGAATCGATCGGGTGGAAGCCGACGATGGAGTTGAACAGGGTCGTCTTGCCCGAGCCGTTGGGGCCGATCAGCCCGGTGATGCTGCCCGCCTCGACGCCGAGCGCGATGGCATGGTTGGCGACGACGCCACCGAACGACTTGGAGACGTTTTCGACTTCGATCAGCGCGGTCATCGCGCAGCCTCGCCGGCCGGCCCGTCGCTGTCCTCCAGGACGGCTTCGAGCGCCTCGGCCGCTTCGGCGTCGGCGCGCTGGCCCGCGGTGCCGCGGTCGACCTCGATGCCGAACCATTCCGGCCGCTGCTCCTGCAGCCAGCCGACGATGCCCTGCTGGAAGAAGACGACCGTGACGACGATGAGCAGGCCGAGCACGACCCACTGCCAGCCGAGCAGGTGGGTCCAGGTCACCTCCTTGATGATGTGGAACAGGGCGGCGCCGATCACCGGCCCCCAGAGCGTGCCCTTGCCGCCGAGCAGGGCCATCAGCACCATGAAGATGCCAAAGGTGACGGTCGGGAAGGCGACCTCCAGCGGCTCCATGAAACCGATGATGTTGCCGAACAGGGCGCCGGAAATGCCGAGGAAGAAGGCGGAGATCGACCAGGCAACCGTCTTGTAGAGCTGGGTGCGCACGCCGAGCGCCTCGGCCTTGGTCTCGTCGTCGCGGATCGCGTTCAGCATCAGGCCGAAGCGGGTGCGGTAGAGCCAGCGCAGGAAGAGGAAAGTCAGCACCGCCAGGGCGAAGCAGGTCCAGTAGAAGAAGACGCCCTGGAGGTCGGCGGAGTGGATATCCCCGAACGGCACGCGGAACAGGGGATCGGCGTCGGTGCCCGACGGGAACACCGGCAGCCGGATGCCGCCGCCGCCGCCGACCCAGTCCCAGGCGCCGATCAGCTCGCCGGCGGCGATCGCCATGCCGAGCGTGCCGATGGCGAAATACGGCCCGCGCAGCCCGAACACGATCAGGCCGAACAGAACCGCGAGCGCGACCGACCCGAGCGCGGCCAGAACGACGCCGAGGGCGAGGCCGGCGAAATACTGGCCCGTCGTGAAGGAGGTGGTCAGCGAACCCGAAGGATCGGTGTATTGGCCGACATCGTACCAGGGCCAGATCTGGCAGACCGCGGCGATATACATGCCGGCGCCGAAGAAGAAGATGTTGCCCAGGGAGTTGTAGCCCATCTGGCCGCCCATGGTGTCCCAGGTGAGCGCGAACACGATCATGATCCAGAGCATCGCGATCTGCTGGACGTAGGCGGGGAAGACCATCGGCGCGATCACGCCGAAGATCGCGACGAGGATATAGCCGGGCGTTTCGAACCGCTTGCCGAACATCGGCGCCCTACTCCACCACCCGGCGGTGCTTGTTCTCGATGATCTGGCGCCAGATCAGGACGAGCAGCAGCAGACCGACCACCGTCGCCTGCTGGAAATCGGCGCCCAGGACGAAGCCGCTGTACTGCTCGGCGACGCCGAGGCCGAGGCCGGCCATGATGACGCCGGGCAGGTTGCCGAAGCCGGCGGCCGTCACGACGACGAAAGACCGGATCGAGTGGGTGATGCCGTAGAAGGGCTGGATCACCCAGATCATGGCGATCAAGACGCCGGCGGCGCCGCAGATCGCGGCGTTCAGCGAATAGGTGAAGGCGTAGACCCGGTCGGTGTCGATGCCCATGACTCGGGCGGCGCGCGCATCCTGCGCCGTGGCGCGGATCGCCTGCCCCATGCGGCTGCGCTTCATGAAGATGACGACCGCGAGCGCCAGCGCGCCGCACATCAGGAAGGCGGTCAGCTTGATCCAGGCGAAGGTGAAGGCGCCGCCGCCAACGGTGACGGTCGCGGTCGGCAGGCCGGAGCGCGCGGTCTGCACTTCCGGGCCGAAAATCAGGTTCAGGCCCTGCTGGAGGACGATGGCGATGCCGAAGGTGGCGAGCAGCGAGGTGAACAGGTCGCGGTCGATGACG
This window harbors:
- a CDS encoding branched-chain amino acid ABC transporter permease encodes the protein MATPKPAAPARTGFLSPAWVKSTGDGWSLLLMIALVCVVLVAISGQAQTNLTILQVAWQQNIQLLLDGLFIGAIFALAAYGLALVWGVMNVKNLCQGEYVIMGGYIAYYLYEIEIHPFFGLPVAIVFMFGFGWAVYVLVIRRVIDRDLFTSLLATFGIAIVLQQGLNLIFGPEVQTARSGLPTATVTVGGGAFTFAWIKLTAFLMCGALALAVVIFMKRSRMGQAIRATAQDARAARVMGIDTDRVYAFTYSLNAAICGAAGVLIAMIWVIQPFYGITHSIRSFVVVTAAGFGNLPGVIMAGLGLGVAEQYSGFVLGADFQQATVVGLLLLVLIWRQIIENKHRRVVE